The DNA sequence AACTCGAGGCCGGCGAAACAGTCGAGGTCATCGACGGCTACGTCAAGGAACGCGACGGCAGCCTCGAGCTCCACGTCGGCAACCGCGGTGCCGTCGAGGAAGTCGACGAAGACGTCGAGTACGTCCCCGAGAGCACGCCGATCGAAGACCTCGAGATCGGGCAGACGGTCGATATCGCTGGCGTCGTCCGCTCGGCTGACCCCAAACGCACGTTCGATCGCGACGACGGCTCCGAGGGGCAGGTCCGGAACATTCGCGTCCAAGATGCGACCGGCGACATCCGCGTCGCGCTGTGGGGCGAGAAAGCCGACACCGACGTCGGGCCGGGCGACGAAGTCGCGCTGGGTGACGTCGAGATCCAGGACGGCTGGCAGGACGACCTCGAGGCTTCCGCGGGCTGGCAGTCGACGATTACGGTCTTAGAGTCCGAATCGGCCACCACCAGCGGCGGAGCGACAGATAGCGACGGCGCAAGCGACGAAAACGCCGGCCTGTCGGCCTTTGCTGGTGACGGGGCAAGCGAGGCGGCGACAACTGACGACACCGAGTCGACCGCTACTGCAAGTGACGGCGGGGACGATCCGTCGGACGGGGAAGAACTCGAGTTTACCGGTGTCGTCGTCCAGGCGGGGAACCCGTTGGTGCTCGATGACGGTGAGACGACGATGAGCGTCACCACCGATACCGATGTCGGCCTCGGCGAGGAGGTAACTGCTCGGGGCGTCGTCCGTGACGGTCGACTCGACGCAAACGACGTGTTCTGACGCGCCGAGCAACCTCATCAGCCGACTAGGAAAAGCGTTAAGGGCGTTAGCTTCGCCTATAATGATATGAACGTCGAACTCCCGTTCGCCCCGGTGGATACGATCATCCGTCGGAACGCAGGCGAGCTTCGGGTGAGCGCCGACGCGTCCAAGGAACTCGCAACGCGGATTCAGGAACACGGGAGCGAGCTCGCGATCGACGCCGCCGAGGAGGCGACGGCGGACGGTCGCAAGACGCTGATGGCTCAGGATTTCGGGGTCGAAACTGTCATCGACAAAGACGAGCTCGAGTTGCCGGTCGCACCGGTCGATCGCATCGCTCGATTGGAGATCAATAACCGCTATCGCGTCTCGATGGACGCCCGCGTCGCGCTGGCCGACATTCTCGAGGATTACGCCGACAATGTCGCCCGGGCGGCGGCGATCCTCGCACGCCACGCCGACCGGCGGACGATCACCAACGACGATATCGAGACGTACTTTTCGCTGTTCGAGTGAGCAAATGCAGTTCGGCTACAGCGAGGACTGCCTCGCACACGATCCCGGTTCGCGCCACCCAGAGTCGCCGGACCGGCTACGAGCGATCCGGGAACGACTGAAGCGCAAACACGGCGTCGAGTACGTCGAGGCCGACCCCTGCGACCTCGAGACGATGGCAGCCGTCCACGACCGCGAGCATCTCGAAGAGGTCCGGGAGTTCTGTGAGAACGGTGGGGGGAACTGGGACCCCGATACCACCGCCGTCGAAGCCACCTGGGACGCGGCCAGCCGGAGCGCCGGGCTCGCCTGCTGGGCCGCCGAATCGGCACTCGAGGGAGCCACGGGTCGCAAGACGCCGTTTTCGATCGGTCGACCACCGGGCCACCACGCGGAGTACGACGACGCGATGGGCTTTTGCTTCGTCAATAACGCCGCCGTCGCCGCCCAGTACGCCCTCGATCACGATGACTACGACGTCGACCGCGTCGCGATCCTCGACTGGGACGTCCACCACGGTAACGGGACCCAGGACATCTTCTACGACAGAGGCGATGTGTTCTTCGTCTCGATCCACGAGCAAGGGCTCTATCCCGGCACTGGTGATGTCGATGAAACCGGTGAGGGTGACGGCGAGGGAACGACGATGAATATCCCGATGCCAGCCGGCACTGACGATCACGAGTATCTGGCCGCTATCGACGGTCCGATCACCGCCGCGTTCACCGCGTTCGATCCGGACCTGCTCCTCATCAGTGCGGGTTTCGACGCTCATCGACACGATCCGATCTCACGGATCCGCCTGTCGACGGAAGCCTACGCGCTGATGAGCGCCCGTATGCGGACACTCGCCGACGACCTCGACGCCGCACTGGCCTTTATTCTCGAGGGCGGCTACGGGCTCGACGTG is a window from the Natrinema sp. HArc-T2 genome containing:
- a CDS encoding single-stranded DNA binding protein, producing the protein MSDIEGVYEDLEADVSLEEFREAVEAKVEQMGGLADEETAAMLVAHEVGESEVGGIADIEPGMEEAKFVAKVISIGEKRTFERDSEDEDGQVVNVEVADETGSVRAAFWDDHAEAAIEELEEGQVLRIKGRPKEGFSGVEVSVDDVEPDDDTEVDVQVSDTYAIEDLSLGLSDVTLIGLLLDTDSVRTFDRDDGSEGKVSNLVLGDSTGRVRVTLWDEQADLATELEAGETVEVIDGYVKERDGSLELHVGNRGAVEEVDEDVEYVPESTPIEDLEIGQTVDIAGVVRSADPKRTFDRDDGSEGQVRNIRVQDATGDIRVALWGEKADTDVGPGDEVALGDVEIQDGWQDDLEASAGWQSTITVLESESATTSGGATDSDGASDENAGLSAFAGDGASEAATTDDTESTATASDGGDDPSDGEELEFTGVVVQAGNPLVLDDGETTMSVTTDTDVGLGEEVTARGVVRDGRLDANDVF
- a CDS encoding histone deacetylase family protein, translated to MQFGYSEDCLAHDPGSRHPESPDRLRAIRERLKRKHGVEYVEADPCDLETMAAVHDREHLEEVREFCENGGGNWDPDTTAVEATWDAASRSAGLACWAAESALEGATGRKTPFSIGRPPGHHAEYDDAMGFCFVNNAAVAAQYALDHDDYDVDRVAILDWDVHHGNGTQDIFYDRGDVFFVSIHEQGLYPGTGDVDETGEGDGEGTTMNIPMPAGTDDHEYLAAIDGPITAAFTAFDPDLLLISAGFDAHRHDPISRIRLSTEAYALMSARMRTLADDLDAALAFILEGGYGLDVLADSVALVHETFDGREPIEPDDDPGEKAKDALDDVLEEHDLDADVDVDDL
- a CDS encoding histone, producing the protein MNVELPFAPVDTIIRRNAGELRVSADASKELATRIQEHGSELAIDAAEEATADGRKTLMAQDFGVETVIDKDELELPVAPVDRIARLEINNRYRVSMDARVALADILEDYADNVARAAAILARHADRRTITNDDIETYFSLFE